A window of Nicotiana tabacum cultivar K326 chromosome 24, ASM71507v2, whole genome shotgun sequence contains these coding sequences:
- the LOC107763733 gene encoding putative LRR receptor-like serine/threonine-protein kinase At1g14390, protein MMRNSSQFPFILFFLGLLLFLFVPSSSAQLVPAENRILFQIQQFLEYPPVLQGWNNWTSFCYLPKSPSLVITCSGNHITELTIVGNKKSPSQTLKSSTPQALSGKFSIDSFFTVVTKLSSLKKLSLVSLGLWGPLPAKISRFHSLEVLNISSNFIVGDIPSSIVKFKNLKSLVLARNLLNGSVPDLKGLIAIQELDLSNNHLGPKFPSIGNNIVTLDLSNNFFRSEIPNGLNKFNHLQILDISSNKLVGPIPSFLFSMPAIQSINVAKNQLSGALPATVSCSNKLNFVDVSSNLLIGKLPACLGSSSRNRTVINVWNCLSSTSSTKYQHPHTFCEKQAIAVKPPSKTDDDKKKQSTIKLGVVIGLIAGIVVVVSAIGLLIFFIVKKVTRNRVQGYKNDSFAFEKNSTLSKTADGGNARRTMRLTSLGLPPYHVFTLEEMEDATNNFDPTNLVGEGSQGQLYRGWLRDGAVVLVKCLKLKQKHSPQILQQHMEMISKLRHRHLVSVLGHCVVTYQDHPNTASTVFIVLENVVNGSLKDHLSDWRKRDVLKWPQRMGITMGIAKGIQYLHTGGVTGNDIKLENVLLDETLTARISCYNISLPSKVGSESPLVGPDQLTSAKEAEKEDIYQLGTILLEAITGRPINSQSETEDLKLQVETCLAESPSKLRDLTDPCIRGTFAYESLKTMVQIAVNCLDKEPSRRPSIEDVLWHMQYSIQVQEGATNSGNLSGNLSGKVSGNLSNKFY, encoded by the exons ATGATGAGAAACAGTTCCCAGTTtccttttattctcttttttcttggtctgcttttgtttttatttgttcCATCTTCTTCTGCTCAGTTAGTTCCAGCTGAAAATAGAATCCTTTTCCAAATTCAACAGTTTCTTGAATATCCACCAGTTTTACAAGGATGGAATAATTGGACAAGTTTTTGTTACCTTCCAAAATCTCCTTCTCTTGTTATTACTTGTTCTGGTAATCACATAACAGAATTAACAATTGTTGGCAACAAAAAATCCCCTTCTCAGACTTTAAAATCCTCTACTCCTCAAGCTTTATCTGGTAAATTTTCCATTGATTCATTTTTCACTGTTGTCACTAAACTTTCAAGTCTAAAGAAATTGTCATTAGTTTCACTTGGATTATGGGGTCCATTACCTGCCAAGATTAGTAGATTTCACTCACTTGAGGTACTAAACATTAGTTCAAATTTCATTGTTGGTGATATTCCATCATCAATAGTAAAATTCAAGAATCTGAAATCTCTTGTTTTGGCTAGAAATTTGCTTAATGGATCTGTACCAGATTTGAAAGGGTTAATAGCAATTCAAGAACTGGATTTGAGTAACAATCATTTAGGACCAAAGTTCCCATCTATAGGAAATAACATTGTTACACTCGATTTGAGTAACAATTTTTTCAGATCAGAAATTCCTAATGGACTCAACAAGTTTAATCATTTGCAAATTCTTGATATCTCTTCAAATAAACTTGTTGGTCCAATCCCTTCTTTTCTGTTTTCAATGCCAGCAATTCAGTCTATTAATGTTGCCAAAAACCAGCTAAGTGGTGCACTTCCAGCAACTGTATCTTGTAGCAATAAGCTTAATTTTGTCGATGTTTCGAGTAATCTTTTGATAGGAAAATTGCCTGCTTGTCTTGGATCAAGTTCAAGAAACAGGACAGTGATTAATGTTTGGAATTGTTTGTCAAGTACAAGTAGTACTAAGTATCAACATCCACATACATTTTGTGAAAAACAAGCAATAGCTGTTAAGCCTCCTTCAAAAACTGATGATGATAAGAAAAAACAATCCACAATCAAACTTGGTGTTGTAATAGGATTAATTGCAGGAATTGTGGTAGTAGTGAGTGCAATAGGCTTGTTGATATTTTTCATTGTCAAGAAAGTTACAAGAAATAGAGTtcaagggtacaagaatgatagCTTTGCTTTTGAGAAGAATTCAACCCTTTCTAAAACTGCTGATGGAG GGAATGCAAGGAGGACAATGAGGTTGACATCATTAGGATTGCCTCCATATCATGTTTTCACTCTTGAGGAAATGGAAGATGCAACAAACAATTTTGATCCAACTAATCTAGTTGGAGAAGGTTCCCAGGGTCAG CTATATAGAGGTTGGCTTAGAGATGGAGCAGTGGTCCTAGTGAAATGTCTGAAATTGAAGCAGAAGCATTCACCTCAAATTCTACAGCAGCACATGGAGATGATATCAAAGCTAAGACATAGGCATTTGGTTAGTGTACTTGGACATTGTGTTGTCACTTACCAAGATCACCCAAATACAGCTAGCACTGTATTTATTGTGCTTGAAAATGTTGTCAATGGATCACTAAAGGATCATCTTAGCG ATTGGAGAAAAAGAGATGTATTGAAATGGCCACAAAGAATGGGAATAACAATGGGAATTGCAAAAGGAATCCAGTATTTGCACACTGGAGGAGTCACTGGAAATGATATAAAGCTTGAGAATGTTTTGTTGGATGAGACTCTTACTGCTAGAATAAGCTGCTATAACATATCTTTGCCTTCTAAG GTTGGTTCTGAAAGTCCTCTTGTTGGACCGGACCAATTAACCAG CGCGAAAGAAGCAGAAAAGGAAGACATCTATCAATTGGGAACAATTCTACTAGAGGCTATTACTGGTCGGCCAATCAACTCCCAAAGTGAGACAGAAGACCTTAAGCTTCAG GTGGAGACTTGCTTAGCGGAATCACCATCAAAGCTACGAGATTTAACAGATCCTTGTATTAGGGGTACATTTGCATATGAATCGTTGAAAACTATGGTCCAGATTGCAGTAAATTGTCTTGATAAAGAACCGAGCAGAAGGCCATCAATTGAAGATGTTCTTTGGCATATGCAATACTCAATTCAGGTTCAAGAAGGAGCAACCAACAGTGGAAACCTCAGTGGGAACCTCAGTGGGAAAGTCAGTGGAAACCTTAGCAATAAGTTTTACTGA